The Petrotoga mobilis SJ95 genomic sequence TTTAAGGACACAGCTTTTTCTACGGCTTCAACTCCATCTTTAGCTAATCCAACCACTTTCATGTCAGGTTCCTTGTCTATAATATCTTTTAGAACCATTCGCATAAAAGCAGAATCATCCACTATTAAGATCTTTATCTGCTCCAAGTATCTTCCTCCTCATTATTTTTCTCTTTTTTTATAAATGAAGCCACATAAATTCAAGAAAAGCAAAAAAACTATTGCTAAGATTATACCATATTGAGGGCTTAGATTGAAAAAAGCGTCACCGAATATAATTATTCCAATCGCAACAGCGAAAATCGAAGTAATAAAAACCGCAGCTGCAGAAACATCTTTTATTATCTTTACCGAAGAACTATAAAAAGGATGGAGAAAATCCAACAGTTTCTCTGTTACAGTATTCACTGTTTCCATTATCAACACTAGCATAACTGTAAATATTAAAAGTATAAACTCTACTTCAGTTAAGTCGGCAAAAATAGCAACGATTAAAACTATTAATCCTATTAAACTTTGTATTCTAAAGTTTCTTTGAGATTTATAAATTTCTATGAGCCCTTTTAATGCATAAGAAAAACTACTTTTTAGGCTCCTATTTTCATCGTTTCTATTCATAACCTTTCCCTAATTTTTTATACATTTTAGTTGACTCTAACGGATACCTTTTTTTATATAAAGCATAACCAATTTTGAGAGCTTTTTCATCAATTTCTAAGTAACTTTTTGATACGTTCGATTTGACTTCTTCTATAAGCCTTTCCAAACTAATTACCTCAGTTACTGAACAAAGGACCCCTAACCCTATCATGTTAGCCACATTTTTGTTTGATAATTCTTCTATAGCTATTTGTGAAGCTGGGACTTTAATTATTTTTTTGGTGATCCTTTCTACATACTGAGGTATATTTTCAACAAATTTTTCATCGTATAATAAAATACCATTTCTTTTGAGATTCCCAATATGACTTAAACCAACATTATGCATCAAATACAATATATCAAAATTTTTAGCTTCAGGATAATCTATAGGTTCTTGATCAAAGAGCACATCACAATAAGAAAGTCCACCTCTCACTTGGGCACCGTAATGTTGAGATTGAACAACCCAAAATCCTTCTTTTACCAGTGCTTTCGCAAATATTATTCCCATTAAGATGTTACCTTGACCGGCTTCTCCACTGAATCTCACCGAATTAGGTGTACTTATTGAACTACTCATTTCGGTGATACCTCCTGTGAAACCAATTTTTTCCTTAATTTTTCATACCTGTCAACGTAGCCTTCTTTTTCAATATTCAGAAATTCACCTATTATAATCTTATCTTCCAAATCATTTTCATCCATTTTTTTGGCTTTGCTCAACATGACAGAGTTATCTTTGAAATATTGCAACATTTGGGTAGGTTCCGTCATTTTGTTGTATCTTCCATAATAAGTGTGACAATTTGTGACTATCTCAACAACCGACATACCTTTGTGTTTTAAGGCGTTTTCTATGTATTTAACGGATAACATGTAATGAAAAACGGTTGATCTAGCAACGTAAGTGGCACCAGAAGTGATTGCAAGATTAACTGCATCAAAATTGCTTTCTAAATTCCCATAAGGGGAAGTTGAAGCGTAAGTCCCAGGAGGTGTTTCAGGTGAATATTGCCCGCCTGTCATGCCATAAATAGAATTGTTGAAGATAATAACTGTTAGATCCATGTTTCTACGGCAAGCGTGAATAAAATGATTTCCTCCTATTGCAAGTATATCCCCATCTCCTCCCATTACTACCACATTAAACTCTGGCTTTGCTAGTTTAACTCCTGTTGCAAAGGCCACAGCCCTTCCATGGAGTGTGTGCATAGTGTTAAAATCTAGGTACCCCGTGACTCTTGAAGAACATCCTATACCCGATACAACTGCCACCTTGTTTTTATCCAAACTTAAATTATCCACTGCTTCCACAAAATTTTTCATTATTATTCCATTACCACATCCAGGACACCATACATGGGTCATTCTATCTTTTCTTAAATACTTAAAGTATCTCTCTATAGGCATTTTATCCCACCTTTCCATTTTGATATTTATTTTGATCATTCGATAACTTTTGTTTGTATGTTACAAGTATCAAAAAACAGTTTTGTTAGACTATCCGGATAACCTTCTCTATAATAAACATTCTTTATTCCCGCATTTATTACCAACCTAGCACATACAGAACAAGGTTGGTGGGTGATATAAATTGATGCGTTATCAGTGCTAATACCGAATTTAGCAGCTTGCATCAAGGCATTTTGTTCTGCATGAAGACCATAACAAATTTCTTGGTTTTCTCCACTTTTTATACCTAAATCGTCCCTTATGCAACCTATATCATCACAGTGAGGAAAACCGGACGGTGGTTGATTGTAACCGGTTGCTAAGATCCTTTTTTCTTTTACAATTACTGCTCCTACTTTTCTATGCAAACAGGTTGATCTTTTACTTACCAAATCCGCTACTTCCATAAAATATTTGTCCCAATCTTTCCTTTTTTTGAATAAGTTGGGATTATTAAAATTTTTATTCTTCAAATAATTTTCAACTTCGTCCTTTTTATCCAAGAAAAAACCTCCCTTAAGTTGGAGATACATCTAATAACTTCTCAAAAACAAACCTTGAAAAGTTTAAACCTTTTGTAGTTAATTTAATAGAATCATCTATAGATATATATTCTTCCAAATTATTTTTTAACTGATTTAAGACATTGTCAACCACATTTTTAGAGAATCTTTGAACCAAAGAATCATAAGTTATTCCTTTTGTTAGCCTCAAAGACATAAATAGTGTTTCTAACAACTCAGCAAACTCGTCATTCGCATTTTTTGTGTCGTATGGAAGTTCCTCATTATTTAATTTTGTAATATATGCTTTAACATCTGAAGTATTGACATATCTTTCGTTGTTGATATGCCCTCCTGCGGAAACCCCAAATCCGACATAATCTAAGTTATACCAATAAAATTGATTGTGAATACATTCTTTTTGGGGTAACGACCAACTTGAAATTTCATATCTATTATATTGCAATTTTTTCAATTGATCATAGATATAATCAAGAAGGTCATATACTAAGTCATCTTCCGGAAGTTTCATTTCCTTGATTTCAAGAAAATGTTTTAAAGGAGTATCATGTGAAGAATCCAATAAATAATAAGAAATATGAGAGGGTTTCATCTTTTCTATAAATTCCAAATTGCTATTAACCGTCTCAAAATTTTCATATGGTAATCCAACAATAAAATCTATATTTATATTGTCATAAAAAGACGTCAAAAGTTTATAAGATTCTAACCCTTTATTAAAATCATGGGATCTTCCAACAGTTTTTAATATCTTATCAGAAGTGCTTTGGAACCCCATTGATATTCTGTTGATTCCTATTTCCTTGTAAAATTGTACTTTTTTCTCATTAACACTTTCTGGATTTACCTCTATCGTGAATTCTTCTAAATCAGATAGGTCCATATGTTCTTGTAACGAACGAAAGGTTTGTAAAATAAATTCTTCCTCAACAAAAGATGGAGTTCCACCTCCAAAATAAATAGTTCTAACCTTCCTACCTTTTAATTTTTCACCTTTCAAGGCGATTTCTTTACTTAAGGCATTAAAATATTTGGCTTTTAAGGATAAATCAGTTGTAGACACATAATCACAATAAAGACATCTCTTCACACAAAAGGGTATATGTAAATATACAGCAATATCATTAGAATTCAAAAAATAAACTTCCTCCTTTTTCGTTGAACGAAAAAAGTAGAGGTAACTTAAGATTTTCATTGTAAAGATAAAATTCATAAAAAAAGTCTTGACCAAAAGCTATTTTTGTACCAATATGCAAATGTTGATCAAATATATTTAATGGAATTGAAAATCCAATATTTGGATACCATTTTTGTTGTATCAGAGACATTCCTACCTCTATTGTATCTACATAGTAACGATCTAAATTAACGATAGGAAAATTAAAATAGAAGCCATTTGAAAAGCCTAAACTAATAGGCATTTCCACAGGCCTATATATCCTAGCCTTTACTTCAAATAGATTTATATTTTTATTGTTAAAAAGAAATAAATTCCCTATAGCATACGAAGGGACATTGAATTTAGCTTGAGTAAAGTTATATATATCATGGTCAAAATTTTTTACCTCAACTCTTTGAAAATTTTTTAATGTCAAAACTCCTAAAAAATTATTTTCAAGTTTGTACTCATATCCTAGACCAAATTCACTATTATATACGGGTACGTTCACAAAGGCTTTGAAAAAAGACTCTCCACTTTTCAGTTTTATCGTTCTGTTGAAGA encodes the following:
- a CDS encoding 2-oxoacid:acceptor oxidoreductase family protein translates to MSSSISTPNSVRFSGEAGQGNILMGIIFAKALVKEGFWVVQSQHYGAQVRGGLSYCDVLFDQEPIDYPEAKNFDILYLMHNVGLSHIGNLKRNGILLYDEKFVENIPQYVERITKKIIKVPASQIAIEELSNKNVANMIGLGVLCSVTEVISLERLIEEVKSNVSKSYLEIDEKALKIGYALYKKRYPLESTKMYKKLGKGYE
- a CDS encoding 2-oxoacid:ferredoxin oxidoreductase subunit beta codes for the protein MPIERYFKYLRKDRMTHVWCPGCGNGIIMKNFVEAVDNLSLDKNKVAVVSGIGCSSRVTGYLDFNTMHTLHGRAVAFATGVKLAKPEFNVVVMGGDGDILAIGGNHFIHACRRNMDLTVIIFNNSIYGMTGGQYSPETPPGTYASTSPYGNLESNFDAVNLAITSGATYVARSTVFHYMLSVKYIENALKHKGMSVVEIVTNCHTYYGRYNKMTEPTQMLQYFKDNSVMLSKAKKMDENDLEDKIIIGEFLNIEKEGYVDRYEKLRKKLVSQEVSPK
- a CDS encoding deoxycytidylate deaminase, whose translation is MDKKDEVENYLKNKNFNNPNLFKKRKDWDKYFMEVADLVSKRSTCLHRKVGAVIVKEKRILATGYNQPPSGFPHCDDIGCIRDDLGIKSGENQEICYGLHAEQNALMQAAKFGISTDNASIYITHQPCSVCARLVINAGIKNVYYREGYPDSLTKLFFDTCNIQTKVIE
- a CDS encoding diacylglycerol kinase; translation: MNRNDENRSLKSSFSYALKGLIEIYKSQRNFRIQSLIGLIVLIVAIFADLTEVEFILLIFTVMLVLIMETVNTVTEKLLDFLHPFYSSSVKIIKDVSAAAVFITSIFAVAIGIIIFGDAFFNLSPQYGIILAIVFLLFLNLCGFIYKKREK
- the hemW gene encoding radical SAM family heme chaperone HemW, which gives rise to MNSNDIAVYLHIPFCVKRCLYCDYVSTTDLSLKAKYFNALSKEIALKGEKLKGRKVRTIYFGGGTPSFVEEEFILQTFRSLQEHMDLSDLEEFTIEVNPESVNEKKVQFYKEIGINRISMGFQSTSDKILKTVGRSHDFNKGLESYKLLTSFYDNINIDFIVGLPYENFETVNSNLEFIEKMKPSHISYYLLDSSHDTPLKHFLEIKEMKLPEDDLVYDLLDYIYDQLKKLQYNRYEISSWSLPQKECIHNQFYWYNLDYVGFGVSAGGHINNERYVNTSDVKAYITKLNNEELPYDTKNANDEFAELLETLFMSLRLTKGITYDSLVQRFSKNVVDNVLNQLKNNLEEYISIDDSIKLTTKGLNFSRFVFEKLLDVSPT